The stretch of DNA CTGAAGTGCTTTGACGCTAACCCATTGACAATGGGAATAAGCTTGGCCAGTGGACTTTCGACGCTATTAATATCGAAAATCTTATTAAGTTGCTCCTTAGACGTGCTAGGAATGTCTTCAGCAAGATTCATCCCATTGCGCTTTCCATTGGGTTCCGTGTAGTACCTAAAATGgcattagaaatttttaattacaatttgccgataaaaagtcatttaaaaaaaacatacctCACGAGGAAATCCACAACGACGGAGAACCCACGACAGATGTTGTTGGTACATAAATTGCTGACCTCCTCACTCTCCAGCAAATCCAGGGTTTCTGTGAAGAGTCGAATAAGTGTGTCATTGCCATTTACGTCTTCGGGGAACACGTATTTGGCCAGATGGCTGTTGGGGTTCTGTGGGTCGTTATTCACAGCCATTTGGATTGACCAAAAGATTTGTTCAATATCCCCAattgtaagttttttcttGAGGTCATACTCCTTCATGATATGCCTCACTTTTCCCTCAATTAGTCTGCTTAGATCCTTTAAGCCATCACGTAGGAAATGCTGAATGAGTGCCAGATACATTTGCTGAATATCTGCAGTAACACTCATCTCAGGGCTTGTGGTTTTTGTCGTGTCCCTATACAGGTAGCCTCCTACGAGGTTCAATTGGATTCTCAGTGTTACAACAAGGATTGACGATGCGTAGACCATTGTTGTGAGCCTGGCAAAGGAAATCACCTTCATTTCCTCCCAGAgttctttcttattttcagGCTTCTTGCGCAATTGCTCGAGGATATCGTCTGTACTGAGAATTCGGTTGATCTCTTCAAAAACCGATGGTGCTAATCCCATTATCGTTTGATTGCATGTTCTCTCTGTGGATTCAAAATGCTGCAGGCGACGTGTCTTCTCAAGAAATTCCCGCGCCTGCTCTTCCTGGAATTCACGCAGCTTCCGCTGAGCATAGCGCAGTGCAAGGACACTTCCCCCCACAATCACGCCACTAATGATGAACTTTCGCTTGTGACGCgacaaaaaattcctcacgCTGGAGAacatgattgatttttttccacgagTTTTTGTGTCTCCTTTTTAGCCACTCGTTGTTATTTGCATGCTTTCCAATGGGAGTCTGGAACTGAAAAtgcgttaaaaaaaaatgagtaatcttttacaatttatagCCTCTAAAAGTAAAGCAATTTATAGTGATGGGAAATTCTTATAGGATTATTGTTTTTctgctttaaaaattcattcagaaGTAAACAATAACCAACaataggttaaaaaaaatatttcggtCATTTTTTGCTGCGAGAAATATTATCATAGAATCTCCACATTTAAGCCCCATGGGAGCGATAAAGGTGAGAGATAGTGGCGTAAAAAGCCGAACGGTACTTCCGGCACATGGTCGGGAGAGTAAAGAATGCGCATAAATTAGAAATTCTAAGCAATTTCGGGgagaaaatacaaaacaaaaGCGACAATGATCCTTGAACCTCGGCAATCTGAGAGGTCAACATTGCAAAAATCTCACACATTTAGCCAACTCACCAGAATTTTCACGGCAATCACAACTTTTCCTAAATCTACAGCTTTTGTAACTCATATAAAAATCGATGGTTTCACTTCATTTGGTGTCACTTCCTCgcattaattatttaaaattcttttaaattcattcacgATGACGGactttgtatttttctttgctgcTGCGTTTTTTGACAGCTGTCGCTCGTTTGACATTTCGATTTGACTGCGTCAGTTTTTTGACATTACACCAAAGAAGCATCAGTGAAACGTCGTGTaagtaaaatcaataaaaagtgGTTTTCAGTGGACGGAAAAACTGTGAAAATTAGTGCAAAAAATGGCAGATAATGAACAAAAAGCCCTCCAACTGATGGCGGAGGCGGAGAAGAAGCTCAACTCAAAGGGTTTTCTCGGCGGATTGTTTGGGtaaggatttttcttcagtACTTTTTGACGACGTTTTTGTCtgcaaaaaattatgttgcaaaatttcatgaaacttATATGGCACTgtgaaaaattgggaaaattcctACACtaaaaagtaacaaaaattctagaaaaaaattaattttaccgCATTTACGctataaaacaagaaaaaactaCATAATTAATGCATTATTTGTGATCTTTCTGAGGTCTCTTTTCAaaccaataatttttttttgtagttataattaaattttgtcacGATAAATTTCGGCCGTACGATTTTTATCAGTATATTCAAGATTCCagacaaaacttttttttataatttattaaaattttatgatcaaaaattaattagaacaAAGATGTATGTGTACTGTAAGAAAAACGGCATGTGTTTCAGTTTTTCATAGACAAGAGATCCATTCATATTGGAAAGAGAAGCGGAATATTCCCGAAATGGTGACTCACAATGCAATTTCGTCactaaaaaaacattcttttgcGTTGCAGGGGCGGCTCTAGTCGCGTTGAGGATGCCGTGGAATGCTACCAAAGGGCAGCAAATATGTTTAAGATGGCCAAGAAGTGGTCCCAGGCAGGGAAGGCTTTCTGCGAGGCGGCTAATCTGCACGCCAAAGCAGGCTCCCGTCACGACGCAGCCACAAATTACGTGGACGCCTCCAATTGCTACAAGAAGACTGACCCCAATGAGGCTGTCGCTTGCCTTCTGAAATCCATCGATATCTACACAGACATGGGGCGCTTCACGATGGCAGCCAAGCACCACCAAACTATTGCGGAGTTGTTTGAAAATGAAGCGAATGATTTGGTAAGCAGGGAGctatcaaattgatttttagggGTCATGACCTCTGTTCCTGAacttctaaataatttttgtttctcaaCAATGCTTTGAGCATTATTATTATGCagtttatgttttatgatatAGCAAAGACTGTCTCACTTGAAAGgagttcttttatttttatggtaAAGCAACGAGCTATTCAGCACTATGAGCAAGCAGCTGATTATTTTAAGGGTGAAGAATCCACCAGTTCGGCTAATAAATGCATGCTAAAAGTTGCCCAGTATGCAGCACAGCTTGAAGACTACGAGAAGGCTATCCAAATTTACGAACAAGTAGCCAGCTCCTGTCTGGACAGTTCTCTACTGAAGTACAGCGCCAAGGAGTACTTCTTCCGTGCTGCTCTGTGTCATCTTAGCGTTGATCTGCTAAATGCACAACATGCCCTTGAGAAGTATGCTCAGCAGTACCCAGCATTCCAGGATTCGCGTGAATATAAGCTTGTCAAGGTAGAATTTTTCGATATTCAAAAGTctgagaatttaataaaaattcatatttttttttagactctCTGTGAGCATCTCGAGGAGCAAAATATCGAAGGATTTACCGACACCGTGAAGGACTACGATAGCATCTCACGACTGGATCAGTGGTACACCACAATTCTTCTGAGGATCAAGAAGCAGTCGAATGATAATCCGGATTTGCGATAAATTTCCAATATGTGGCATGGACAAGTAAACTTACGAAggtttttactaattttcatgtaaaatgcaGTGAATGAGTGAccgaaatttaattttgagccACCATATTATCCAAGAGAATTTAGAAATAGAGTGAGTCATCTCATACAATACAAGGGGTGCCAGCAATGGGCATCCAACTCGGTAAGattcctcattttctttttggaaaacttgttatgatatttttttataacttgttttgtttgaaattatttctcgAAAAACAtttatctatatatttttttttattggtatAAAATCTGTCGATTTGGGGAGATTGTTAAGTTATACCTTCATATATTTTCTGTTGCaatctttattatatatttctcaACTAAAATGTTATCtcatttcttttgagatttccACCGAATGCCATATTGTGCATAAATGCaaaacaatattaaaaaaaaaagatatattctccctgaaatttaaataagaaaatctagATGGTTGTCATCGAATGATTCAGACGAAATGCAAAATTGTGAGGAATTCACCgtgattcattcaatttatcagTTTACATTGTATTCAAATCtccggaaaattaattaaaataaatcaacgtATCAATCTTTCAATAGAGGAAGTAATTTTTTGAGATTATAGTCCCAAGGAAAACTTTTGCTTGAGAAATATCTCATTGCCAGACCAGTGGACACaggtttttataaaaaaaaaaaataaaaccataTCGTAAACACTTTTCAgctacattttattttagtcaaagggaagaaaattcattaaaaatttagaactttattTGTATCTACATTTTTTCGATGACAAATCTTTTGGGAAATGAAAGAGTTTTCCTTTGGCAgtaaaagaaaacagaaaaaagTACGATAGCGATATTTGTTATTAGAAATTCTCAAATGGGATTGATGTAAAAGAATAATGTGAGTTTTTACTAAAAGCatgattaataaatattcgTCTTTAGTACGTTAatctaaaaggaaaaaaaaaagtaaaatttgcataattaatATCAGACAAAGGGCATTGAAAGACAAATTACTCACAATTTGAGTTTtaggaaaatgaagaaaaaaagcgatGAGAAAACAATTATAAGAATCTATATATTATATTCCATtaaaaaggagaaataaaaatattatatagaaaatgagataaaaaaaaataagagaaaaacaCCAAATTATTGATAtctatattgaatttaaaaagaaaaagttctttcttataaacttaaaaatatctCACTCCTCAATTAATcgaatggaagaaaatatttaacaaaattaggCACACttgcagaatattttatatttaaaaaactaaatattgcatttttggatggcaaaaaaaacaaaattcatgGGTTAAGAACGTTAAGACGTAGCGCAACATTAAATTGCCTATATAGATatcataaacataaaatataacaataatttagaagaaaaaaaagtagaattaatagaaattaatttttcttccacaattgtttttttttaatttctgcaaaaccaaaattaaattatgaaataacatataataatttcataatatattgagaaataaatcgcAAATGGAATGGTcatctatatataaaaaaaagaaaatttaaacagtgttataaaaaaatatccgtaatttgtaaattttaattgtctcGTAGATTTAACATGGAAAACAATTATTGCTTTATATGTGTTATTATagataaattgcaataaataaaaaaaataaaaaatattatacataaaactgaataattttcatccacaaaacaacaaaaaggTATTTTTGTGCTACTTAATGCGGTCTCTGCGGTTGAGTCGttgaaatattctcatttaaaagaaaaaccacaGCGAACAATGCCCATTGATcattttgtctatttttttcatattaaaaaagattGTTTAGGAAACTCCATACAGTACCTGATCAATAATGTTTTGgcataaaataactttaaaactttatacattttttcccACCCTATAACCCAGATAGGTTTATGAAACCGTAGTTTATGTATAACCGCGCGTTAActtaaagggaaaattaacAGCACTAAATAATCCCAGATAGAATAGTAAACATATtaagacaacaaaaaaacacaagaaaaacaCTTTAATCGGccattttttatacatttttattaatttaaaaatctctgCTCAGTTTAAAACTAAAACCAAGTTTATAGAACTTAAACCttgctttaaaaaacttagaccTAGCTATGAAAACTTAGTCCTACCTTTAAAAACTTAGACCTAGCCTAAATAACTTAGGTCTCGCTTAACCAATTTAGACCATTTTAAAACTTTGACCTAGCTTAAGAGACTTAGTCCTTGCTTAAAAAACTCAATCTAAATAACTAAGACCTAGCATTAAAAACTTGATCTGTTTCTTCAAGTCCTTTTCTATGGATTTCCACTCtgttttttgtttataaactaaaatacttttaattaataaaagtttgTCGTGTTAGTTACATATTTTGGGAAACTCCCGCTGTaagaaaatccctcaaaatCAATGCACTTCTTTTGTATTCCCACatgattatttattaaaagctctctcactctcttaaaaaaaagaaacaattaagGTGTCCTCCTAAAGTAGATGGTGTAACAGTAAACGTACCCCACCCATGATTACGTACCTATTTTTAGTATTTATTCTGcataagaataagaaatattccaaCAGTTAGAAACCTAATTAGCGTTAAGTACTTCAACAATAATGTCTCGTACTGTTGTGCTTTTATTGCGGTATTTTCCAGAACCCCCCTCATAAgctttataaacttttttcttaatgctTTAAGCGTTctcttttgggaaaatattaatcacattttccaatttattcgTCATCCATGGACAAATTCGTAATCTTTCAATCGGGGTTTCCCGTAAAGATTATTGGTAGGTAAATGAAagcaaaagtttgaaaaacaaatatgaTCATTTCCATTGAGACTTTCTTCTATATCTAGTAGGTACCTAATGGGGTTCTTTTGCAAATCTTGCATACAAGTCTCTCGACTCTATAATAGTACTGAACTGAGCCCACTGCTCCCTGACGTGATTGGGCTAAATACAGCATAGTGTGTAGTCAAAtgaagagagcgagagagatcTTTGGTGCCTCCTCTACCGTGGTGGTGGCTCACAGCCAGAtagtaaaatgtaaattgggAGGCAGGTGAAGTCCGCAATGAGCAATACCTCAAGTGTGACTGCGAGAACATGGAGTGCTGGAAGAGAAAAACTGGATTTACAGGCTTTTCATCGCCTCTATGCCGCAGAGGAAGTTGTCACGCGCCAAAAGCGCGCTCAGTGTGCTCTCGCACCGAACTGGAGAGTCTCTGGGTTGAGCATCAGAAATCAACGCGCCAGTTGAGCTGTGCTGTTCACTCCGTGAAGATATTTTTGGATCAGACTGCAGGCGAGCTCTGTTCGAGTGTATTTggctggaatttttttttgctttccaaGGTGGAcggaaatggattttgaaTGGTGATCGCCAACATTGTGGAATACGCACGGATTACCTCGGGCAAAGTAAAATTGAACGTCGGGGGTGGAAAAAGTTGTGATCTCTGAGACGCAGTGACCAAGTGAATTTcctgtgaattttctcacctcCTCAAGTGTGTGACTGTGTGCGTGCTTAACAATGGATAAATTCCTATGTGAGTGCCAATAATACCTGTGTGCCTAGGTTTTCCCCTCCCCACAGTATAGCCACAACTCCACACTCCCTCCCCGCAGCTGCGTCGCAatgaacaataaatttatgaatcGCCTCTTATATTAACAAACTTGGAAATTCCTCAATACAATCTGGATACTGGTGGAGACGACGTTATCTTGtgctgaatttaaataaaaattcacttaTTTGCTTATACTGACTGCACACAAACACAAGTTGACCTTGTCGCTGACCGCTTCCATGCCATCTCTACGGCCCCGACAACTTGTTAAGGAAcggaggaaaaaataaatataatctGTGAAAAATCTCGCCAATTCACACTAAAAAAACCCCTcacaaatatttccaaaaattttattgtgatcACATGGACAAATTAACTACGAAAATGATCATTATATACCTCCATTTACACGCACCTGCTACGTCATGGAAAGACCTTTTTTCTGGTGCGACTCATGAGCGATAGTGAAAATTTGCTCTGTTTTCGCATTTATGTTTATGCCAGagagaagagcaaaaaaaaagatagctGGCAAGCATGACCTTTCGATGTCGCACTGATTATACACATACCATGTGAATTCTTCTTGAGCTCTCCAATTTATGGAATTTCCATTCGCTTATAAATTCACCGATAATCCTTGGAGAGTCTGTAATGGCCAGCAGCGGCTTTGCTGGAATTTAGCGTCATCGATATGTGTTTAtgctcgtttttttctcttgtccGGGAGATCAATACACTATTGCTGTATTTCCCCAAGTGATGATCACATCAAAACACTCACGTCTTTGCTGCGCCACATGTATACGAATggccagtttttttttcattatttgatCAACATTACTTAAATTGTTTGAttctttcgcgtttttttttttttgcaaaacttctcatttaattcttattgcatatttgtgaatattaattttacataataaataattcctttttttattaataaaaatagcCCAAAATACCTAAATACTACCGTTCACGCTCTCTTTAACAATTCGTAGAATTAATAAACCCTTATCAGGTTTAATGCTGGAAAAACATTCTCATAATTCTTCAACTATGCTAtattctttcacattttgtCAAATGTCGCGACGcagctaaaaagaaaagctaaaGTTCTCCACGTGAGACGAAGAGAGCcccaaaataaatcatttgaacaacaaaaataaacttgCAGATATCAACTTATTTCTGGTCATACTGGTTGGACTGACTAAAGCACAAACGCAAGTGGGAAATCCTACAGCATCAAATATTGAGCTACAGAAAGTGCAGGGCATAGAATTAACAGCGCAGGGGCAGCAGAATATTCCGACACAACAGACTTTCCAGGAGCAGCAGGAGATTCGAGATATTCTCCTTGCGCAGGAATTCCTTGAGAAGCAGCGACAACAGGAACTgctgcagcagcaacagctTCAGCGTGAACAATTGCTGCAGCAACAGCGAGAACAGATACTGCAGCAACAGCGAGAGCAGTTATTGCTGCAGCAACGACAAGAATTACTACAGAAGCGACAGGAACAGCTACAGCAGCAGCAAATTCAGGTGAGGAAAGAAAAACGTTAATAAACCCCACACCGTCTGTGCGTACGCTGgatgttaattttttgatttatcatCATATTGC from Lutzomyia longipalpis isolate SR_M1_2022 chromosome 1, ASM2433408v1 encodes:
- the LOC129797627 gene encoding peroxisomal biogenesis factor 3, whose protein sequence is MFSSVRNFLSRHKRKFIISGVIVGGSVLALRYAQRKLREFQEEQAREFLEKTRRLQHFESTERTCNQTIMGLAPSVFEEINRILSTDDILEQLRKKPENKKELWEEMKVISFARLTTMVYASSILVVTLRIQLNLVGGYLYRDTTKTTSPEMSVTADIQQMYLALIQHFLRDGLKDLSRLIEGKVRHIMKEYDLKKKLTIGDIEQIFWSIQMAVNNDPQNPNSHLAKYVFPEDVNGNDTLIRLFTETLDLLESEEVSNLCTNNICRGFSVVVDFLVRYYTEPNGKRNGMNLAEDIPSTSKEQLNKIFDINSVESPLAKLIPIVNGLASKHFSESSKPQSLATSLVILFVVSDKIKILGANVYEVFNQ
- the LOC129797681 gene encoding alpha-soluble NSF attachment protein — translated: MADNEQKALQLMAEAEKKLNSKGFLGGLFGGGSSRVEDAVECYQRAANMFKMAKKWSQAGKAFCEAANLHAKAGSRHDAATNYVDASNCYKKTDPNEAVACLLKSIDIYTDMGRFTMAAKHHQTIAELFENEANDLQRAIQHYEQAADYFKGEESTSSANKCMLKVAQYAAQLEDYEKAIQIYEQVASSCLDSSLLKYSAKEYFFRAALCHLSVDLLNAQHALEKYAQQYPAFQDSREYKLVKTLCEHLEEQNIEGFTDTVKDYDSISRLDQWYTTILLRIKKQSNDNPDLR